A stretch of the uncultured Trichococcus sp. genome encodes the following:
- the pglX gene encoding BREX-1 system adenine-specific DNA-methyltransferase PglX — protein sequence MDNTALKKFAVSARHKITTGVRNRAAQFGITAQGIAPIQSLADGFIVNGHIFDNKTQTQYEHLRRRVEIDGYEAVMETASYTWFNRLVALRFMEVHDYLPIRTRILSSLKANKVEPDAVTEVLQLVEELSLDKELIYHLQDTHNTNELFKYIIEKQGIQLEKMLPNVFSPVEGDFYLLLPNDLLQDNGIIRDLITLIPEEAWDDIEIVGWLYQFYVSEEKDQIFSDLKKNKKIGKQSIGPATQLFTPKWIVEYLVDNSLGRLWLENNASSNLKDKLHYYLDAAEQTPEVMEQLAALKYESLKPEDIKVMDPAMGSGHMLLHAFDVLREIYLERGYNPREIPQLIVENNLYGMDIDKRAAQLASFAIAMKARSYDRRFFSREVTFNLIGFEESNGLALFHNTSLPNEDDVNAALENLYAQFFDARIYGSILKFEFIDVELIEEAIKQLRTSRVEDIIAQGYLNFEVPIIEELLEQYRLLTMKYDIVVTNPPYMGGKGMDEKLDKYVKKHYPNTKSDLYAVFMDVSIIVTQKYGYYGMINQHSWMFLSSFENLRENIIRNQTIVNMLHTGTRTFPEIGGEVVQNTAFIVKNFLLDLYKGRYVRLVSFTNTDEKARNIMNEDCTYYRNQNKFKSIPSCPIAYWASEKVFDIFSSSLKIDDIGHAKKGLDTSKNDIFLRGWHEIDINLKGEKWVPLNKGGQFRKWYGNQYYVIDWEENGKKLKNYKSSNIRNEKFYFKEGITWSDLTSGDFGARYFPEGFIFEATGPSFFSEDLENTLGYFNSKVFNFLAKYTMSTMHYTNGSVAKMPYKEFDVDIQSTVCENISISKNDWNSFETSWDFEKHPLIIDSERYSTIFEAYANWNAIAEERFNQLKSNEEELNRIFIEIYDLQDELTPEVEDKDVTVRKAEVDRDVRSFLSYLVGVIFGRYRLDKPGLAFAGGEFNLDEFGSYKPDKDNIIPITAEHYFEDDIVSKITELVAIIYGKDTLNENLQFIATHLGMKESETAEDTIRRYFMKDFYKDHLKIYQKRPIYWQFSSGKKGAFKGLMYLHRYDKYTLARIRTDYVLKLTTTLNQLIEHAQVIIDGNVSAKEVARARKEREAYEAQLQELREYDLILKQLADQEIDLDLDDGVKVNYAKFQDIPFKKDNGRSDKKNLFEKI from the coding sequence ATGGATAATACAGCATTAAAGAAATTTGCAGTTAGTGCCCGACACAAAATAACAACTGGTGTCCGCAATCGTGCGGCCCAGTTTGGTATTACCGCCCAAGGGATTGCACCTATCCAATCCCTTGCTGACGGTTTTATCGTAAATGGACACATTTTTGATAACAAGACGCAAACGCAATATGAACATCTGCGCAGAAGAGTAGAGATTGATGGCTACGAAGCAGTTATGGAGACGGCAAGTTATACTTGGTTCAATCGTCTGGTCGCCTTGCGTTTCATGGAAGTCCATGATTACTTGCCGATCCGAACGCGCATTTTATCGTCTTTGAAGGCGAATAAAGTGGAGCCGGATGCGGTTACGGAAGTCCTGCAACTGGTTGAGGAATTGTCGCTTGATAAGGAACTGATCTATCACTTACAAGATACGCATAATACCAACGAATTATTTAAATACATCATCGAAAAACAAGGGATACAACTGGAAAAAATGTTGCCGAATGTTTTTTCGCCAGTGGAAGGAGATTTCTATCTGCTGCTACCGAATGATTTGTTGCAGGACAACGGCATCATCAGGGACTTGATTACGCTTATCCCTGAAGAAGCATGGGATGATATCGAAATCGTTGGGTGGTTGTATCAATTCTATGTTTCCGAAGAAAAAGACCAGATCTTTTCGGACTTGAAGAAGAACAAGAAAATCGGCAAACAATCGATAGGACCCGCTACACAACTGTTCACGCCTAAATGGATCGTTGAGTATCTGGTCGATAATTCTTTGGGGCGCCTGTGGCTAGAGAATAATGCATCCAGCAATCTGAAGGATAAACTGCATTACTATTTGGATGCAGCCGAACAAACACCGGAAGTTATGGAACAATTGGCAGCCCTAAAGTATGAGAGTTTGAAACCGGAAGACATCAAAGTGATGGATCCCGCTATGGGGTCTGGACATATGCTGCTGCATGCCTTTGATGTTCTTCGTGAAATCTATCTGGAACGAGGATACAATCCAAGAGAAATTCCGCAATTGATTGTGGAAAATAATCTGTATGGAATGGATATCGATAAACGCGCAGCACAATTAGCTTCATTCGCAATCGCCATGAAGGCTCGTTCCTATGACAGACGCTTCTTCAGCAGAGAAGTTACGTTTAATCTGATTGGATTTGAGGAAAGCAATGGGTTAGCATTATTCCACAATACATCTTTACCTAATGAAGATGACGTAAATGCGGCACTAGAAAATCTGTATGCTCAATTTTTTGATGCAAGGATATATGGTTCTATTCTAAAATTTGAATTCATTGATGTGGAGCTTATAGAAGAAGCTATCAAACAGTTAAGAACTAGCCGTGTTGAAGATATCATAGCTCAAGGCTATTTAAATTTTGAGGTTCCTATTATTGAAGAACTTCTTGAACAATATAGATTGCTAACAATGAAATATGATATTGTTGTGACGAATCCGCCGTATATGGGTGGAAAAGGTATGGATGAAAAACTTGATAAATATGTTAAAAAACATTATCCAAATACAAAATCAGATTTATATGCAGTTTTTATGGATGTATCAATAATTGTGACACAAAAATATGGTTACTATGGAATGATTAATCAACATTCTTGGATGTTTCTATCATCATTTGAAAATTTAAGAGAAAATATTATTCGGAATCAGACAATAGTAAATATGTTGCATACAGGGACCAGAACTTTCCCGGAAATAGGGGGAGAAGTTGTTCAGAATACTGCGTTTATAGTTAAAAATTTTTTGCTTGATTTATATAAAGGTCGCTACGTTCGATTAGTTTCTTTCACCAATACTGATGAGAAAGCAAGAAATATAATGAATGAAGATTGTACTTACTACAGAAACCAAAATAAATTTAAAAGCATTCCAAGTTGTCCAATAGCGTATTGGGCAAGTGAGAAAGTATTTGATATATTTTCTAGTAGCTTAAAAATTGATGATATAGGACATGCCAAAAAAGGTTTAGATACCAGTAAGAATGATATTTTTTTAAGAGGATGGCATGAAATAGACATTAATCTCAAAGGAGAAAAATGGGTTCCATTAAATAAGGGGGGCCAATTTAGAAAATGGTATGGGAATCAGTATTATGTAATAGATTGGGAAGAAAATGGTAAAAAACTTAAAAATTATAAATCTTCAAATATAAGAAATGAAAAATTTTACTTTAAAGAAGGAATAACATGGTCAGACTTAACCAGTGGAGATTTTGGAGCACGTTATTTTCCAGAAGGTTTTATTTTTGAAGCTACTGGACCATCTTTTTTTAGTGAAGACCTAGAAAATACACTTGGCTATTTTAATAGTAAAGTATTTAATTTTTTAGCAAAATACACGATGTCAACTATGCACTATACGAATGGTAGTGTTGCAAAAATGCCATATAAAGAATTTGATGTAGATATACAATCTACAGTTTGTGAAAATATAAGTATTTCTAAAAATGATTGGAACTCATTTGAAACCTCATGGGATTTTGAAAAACATCCTCTGATAATTGATTCAGAACGTTATTCAACAATTTTCGAAGCGTATGCAAATTGGAATGCTATTGCAGAAGAACGATTCAACCAATTAAAATCCAACGAAGAAGAACTGAACCGCATTTTCATAGAGATTTATGACTTGCAAGATGAACTGACTCCAGAAGTCGAAGACAAAGACGTCACCGTTCGTAAAGCAGAGGTCGATCGTGATGTCCGCAGCTTCTTGTCTTATTTGGTCGGTGTAATATTCGGTCGATACCGCTTGGATAAACCAGGTCTTGCCTTTGCGGGTGGTGAATTCAACCTTGATGAATTTGGTTCGTACAAACCGGATAAGGATAATATCATACCGATTACAGCTGAACATTATTTTGAAGATGATATCGTTTCGAAGATTACAGAATTGGTTGCGATCATTTATGGCAAGGATACATTGAATGAAAACCTGCAGTTCATCGCAACGCATTTGGGGATGAAGGAATCCGAGACAGCTGAAGACACGATCCGCCGTTATTTCATGAAGGATTTCTACAAGGATCATCTGAAGATTTACCAAAAGCGTCCGATTTATTGGCAGTTCAGCAGCGGGAAGAAGGGCGCCTTCAAGGGCTTGATGTATCTGCACCGTTATGATAAATACACGTTGGCGCGTATCCGTACCGACTATGTCTTGAAATTGACGACTACCTTGAACCAACTGATCGAACATGCGCAGGTCATCATCGACGGCAATGTTTCCGCTAAAGAAGTGGCGCGTGCGCGAAAGGAAAGAGAAGCTTATGAAGCGCAACTGCAGGAGTTGCGCGAATACGATCTGATTCTGAAACAGTTGGCCGATCAGGAAATCGATTTGGATTTGGACGATGGCGTAAAAGTGAACTATGCCAAATTTCAGGACATCCCGTTTAAGAAAGACAATGGCCGTTCTGATAAAAAAAATCTATTCGAAAAAATCTAA
- the pglZ gene encoding BREX-1 system phosphatase PglZ type A: protein MYEAEKRLQEVFQQPLKDYQKRRIVFWYDKSQSFSDELKEYQLEDLLVLRCDDQHYFETKYLVEHVHPEQNVLIYFEHERPENEKNPLLDMYFYSQEFKMDPMENLKDELGIRFEASDVFFKSYQLFFNNKQRRKQFVNVLAEKQDITEMDLELAILCVLTKTKELHPFGVFRSLFTEYGSGQDNLWQQVVKFGRPAAFWQLAKLSFGYVQETPSIATLCQAVFQTKLHAEFEGKIPANWEKQLLRQANNCVVFLNRWMNLRDEQGSYNRLSDVLFEDLQIVKWMKNKPAKWLAQSDTFQAFDKQLVEGIAVQLAEGAILFDEFENIILNRRASYWFDSFGNEYEALLAASRLLKQIHLIEKEGFPYQKEAFWKSYQERYYQLDSYYRQFYVAFDKGSALSDAFADLRMTVENYYKNGFLAKLAETWMTFFKDATAFSVENTLKQERFYKDWVSPYAVKENRIFVIISDALRYEVAVELGQQLEASMHYNVTTHALQGVVPSYTELGMASLLPHHQLSLSAAGEVVADEMGTKGLHQRNAVLEAKLGVDRAKAVDAKAVLNSSRSELREMFKGSNSIYYIYHNTIDAIGDHAASESHVFEAVELAQQELIRLIDKLFNGVSAVRFLVTADHGFLYTRDTLRTLDKVNADRTDVIASNRRFFTNREADSQNPGLLDFKVDALADEDVYVHIPRGAARLAIQGGGSNFVHGGILPQEVMIPVLDITTERGKEMHKSVDVQLISNTDRITNIVTYLDFLQVQAVSVERRARKVKLYFSDGMDNLISNEVTLLADSPNEQAIDRMVREKFVLMSQAYDLLSEYQFIMIDLETGEEINRKKFVIDLPDAGLF, encoded by the coding sequence ATGTATGAAGCAGAAAAAAGGTTGCAGGAAGTTTTTCAGCAACCACTAAAGGATTATCAGAAACGCCGCATCGTCTTCTGGTATGATAAATCCCAATCATTTTCGGATGAACTGAAGGAATATCAACTGGAGGATTTGTTGGTGTTGCGCTGCGATGACCAGCATTATTTTGAAACGAAGTATTTGGTGGAACATGTGCATCCCGAACAGAACGTACTCATCTATTTTGAGCATGAGCGGCCGGAGAACGAAAAGAATCCGTTGTTGGATATGTATTTTTACAGCCAAGAATTTAAAATGGACCCCATGGAGAATCTGAAGGATGAATTGGGCATCCGGTTTGAGGCAAGTGATGTGTTCTTCAAATCCTATCAATTGTTTTTTAATAATAAACAACGCCGCAAACAATTTGTGAACGTGTTGGCGGAGAAACAAGATATCACCGAAATGGATTTGGAACTTGCGATACTGTGTGTGTTGACCAAGACAAAGGAATTGCATCCTTTCGGCGTCTTTCGCTCACTCTTCACGGAGTACGGAAGCGGCCAGGACAATCTTTGGCAACAAGTGGTCAAGTTCGGCAGGCCGGCCGCTTTTTGGCAATTGGCTAAATTATCCTTCGGTTATGTGCAGGAAACGCCAAGCATCGCCACTTTATGCCAAGCTGTATTCCAAACGAAGTTGCATGCAGAGTTCGAAGGGAAAATCCCGGCGAATTGGGAGAAGCAGTTGCTGAGACAAGCGAATAACTGCGTCGTATTCCTGAACCGCTGGATGAACCTGCGCGACGAACAGGGCAGCTACAACCGGCTATCTGATGTACTGTTCGAAGACTTGCAGATCGTGAAGTGGATGAAAAACAAGCCGGCGAAATGGTTGGCGCAGTCAGATACGTTCCAAGCTTTTGATAAGCAACTGGTAGAAGGCATCGCTGTGCAATTGGCGGAAGGCGCTATCCTATTTGATGAATTCGAGAACATCATCTTGAACCGTCGCGCGTCCTATTGGTTTGATTCCTTCGGTAATGAGTATGAAGCTTTGCTGGCGGCCAGCCGCTTGCTGAAGCAAATTCATTTGATTGAAAAGGAAGGGTTCCCTTATCAGAAAGAGGCATTCTGGAAAAGCTATCAGGAACGCTATTATCAATTGGATAGCTATTATCGCCAATTCTACGTTGCCTTTGACAAAGGGAGCGCGTTGTCCGATGCTTTTGCGGACTTGCGCATGACGGTAGAAAACTATTACAAGAATGGTTTTCTTGCCAAATTGGCCGAGACTTGGATGACCTTCTTCAAAGATGCGACTGCTTTTTCGGTTGAGAATACCTTGAAGCAGGAGCGTTTTTACAAAGATTGGGTCAGTCCCTATGCTGTAAAAGAAAACCGGATCTTCGTGATCATTTCGGATGCCTTGCGCTATGAAGTAGCCGTAGAGTTGGGCCAACAACTGGAGGCAAGTATGCACTACAATGTGACGACACACGCGTTACAGGGGGTCGTTCCGTCCTACACGGAACTGGGCATGGCAAGTCTCCTGCCGCATCATCAGTTAAGCCTGTCCGCAGCCGGCGAGGTTGTTGCCGATGAAATGGGCACAAAAGGCCTGCACCAACGGAATGCCGTCTTGGAAGCCAAGTTGGGTGTAGACAGAGCGAAGGCCGTCGATGCCAAAGCAGTATTGAACAGTTCCAGAAGCGAACTGCGGGAAATGTTTAAAGGCAGCAACTCAATCTACTACATCTATCACAATACGATTGATGCAATCGGGGACCATGCCGCCAGCGAAAGCCATGTCTTCGAGGCTGTCGAACTTGCACAGCAGGAACTGATTCGATTGATCGACAAACTCTTCAACGGAGTCAGTGCCGTTCGCTTCCTTGTGACGGCGGATCACGGCTTCCTTTATACGCGGGATACCTTGCGTACGTTGGATAAAGTGAATGCCGATAGAACGGATGTCATCGCCTCGAACCGTCGTTTCTTCACGAATCGGGAAGCTGACAGCCAGAATCCGGGATTGCTGGATTTCAAAGTGGATGCCTTGGCGGATGAAGATGTGTATGTTCATATACCAAGGGGGGCCGCTCGATTAGCTATTCAAGGCGGCGGATCCAACTTTGTCCACGGTGGTATTTTGCCTCAGGAAGTGATGATACCTGTCTTGGATATCACGACGGAGCGCGGCAAGGAAATGCATAAATCAGTGGATGTGCAATTGATCAGCAACACCGACCGCATCACGAACATCGTTACCTACCTTGATTTCCTACAGGTACAAGCTGTTTCAGTGGAACGAAGGGCAAGGAAAGTGAAACTGTACTTCAGCGATGGGATGGATAATCTTATTTCCAATGAAGTCACGCTATTGGCGGATTCGCCCAATGAACAGGCCATTGATCGGATGGTTCGTGAGAAATTTGTCTTGATGAGCCAAGCCTATGATCTGCTCAGCGAGTACCAATTCATCATGATTGATCTGGAAACAGGAGAAGAAATCAACCGCAAGAAATTTGTGATTGATTTGCCGGATGCAGGATTATTTTAA
- a CDS encoding Fic family protein has protein sequence MARRGIAKLPIVVSTEKALEIFQLLADVNRKIGRMKSEFSHSVVNDSVVNMFSLKESVQSTRIEGTQVTFTDMVEERGEKNPSWERIEVLNYQEALQQGSSSIRSGYPISTRLIKELHRILMENARGANASGGEFRKIQNFIGPTNRIEDAVYIPVDANEIDSYMENLEFYINGTSHSSFRKFNKMDGFVFDEECDPIIKAAVMHAQFESIHPFLDGNGRLGRILIALIAIKEDLVDVPVFFVSEELEKERARYYDLLNGVRGDNPDWYAWIKFFITACARMTDTLLSKLKAAEDLALKGLKLCTLESEKNIWLYTFSDPYTTAARVAENLSMSPATARKGLRALSDAGLLYADESTIRNRKYRNYDLMRILD, from the coding sequence ATGGCAAGAAGAGGAATAGCTAAATTACCAATCGTTGTATCAACCGAAAAGGCGCTTGAAATTTTCCAGTTGTTGGCAGATGTAAACAGAAAGATAGGTCGCATGAAAAGTGAATTTAGTCATTCCGTTGTGAATGACTCAGTCGTTAACATGTTTTCTTTGAAAGAATCAGTCCAGTCAACCAGAATAGAAGGAACGCAAGTTACATTTACGGATATGGTAGAAGAAAGAGGCGAAAAAAATCCGAGTTGGGAAAGAATTGAGGTGCTCAATTATCAAGAAGCTTTACAACAAGGCTCTTCAAGTATAAGGTCAGGTTATCCCATCAGCACACGTCTAATTAAGGAATTGCACCGAATATTAATGGAGAACGCTAGAGGGGCGAATGCCTCTGGAGGGGAATTCCGGAAAATTCAAAACTTCATTGGACCAACAAACCGGATAGAAGATGCAGTCTATATTCCTGTTGATGCAAATGAAATAGATAGCTATATGGAAAATTTAGAATTTTATATAAACGGAACCTCGCATAGTAGTTTTAGAAAATTCAACAAAATGGACGGATTCGTTTTTGATGAGGAATGTGATCCAATCATTAAAGCTGCTGTTATGCACGCTCAATTCGAATCGATCCATCCTTTTTTGGATGGCAACGGCAGGTTAGGAAGAATCTTAATCGCCTTAATAGCGATAAAAGAGGATTTAGTTGATGTCCCGGTATTCTTTGTCAGTGAAGAATTGGAAAAGGAGCGCGCTCGTTACTACGATTTGCTTAATGGTGTTAGAGGGGACAATCCTGATTGGTATGCATGGATTAAGTTCTTCATTACAGCATGTGCCCGAATGACAGACACGCTCTTAAGCAAATTGAAAGCTGCAGAGGATTTGGCTTTAAAAGGACTGAAATTATGTACGCTTGAGTCTGAAAAAAACATTTGGTTATATACTTTTTCTGATCCTTATACAACTGCAGCGCGCGTTGCAGAAAATTTGAGCATGTCCCCTGCAACTGCTCGTAAAGGATTGAGAGCTCTATCTGATGCAGGCCTTTTGTACGCGGATGAGAGCACGATCAGGAACAGGAAGTATCGCAACTATGATTTGATGAGGATTTTGGACTGA
- the cas9 gene encoding type II CRISPR RNA-guided endonuclease Cas9 (Cas9, originally named Csn1, is the large, multifunctional signature protein of type II CRISPR/Cas systems. It is well known even to general audiences because its RNA-guided endonuclease activity has made it a popular tool for custom editing of eukaryotic genomes.) has product MGIKIGLDVGITSVGYAVLRTDDEGVPYKIETLNSVIFPAAENPKSGESLAAPRRGNRGSRRRTRRTKFRKYRTKRLFIRHGLLTAEEIEDVFNQKLGHKTIYELRTEALDRKLTNEELFRILYFFAGHRGFKSNRKAETVIANVDAETGMVLAAINEIQAALEAGTYRTLGEYMHAHPKYEEHKRNKDGKDRYLGTARRDFITDEIKQILNAQRGFGNEALTDAFEQEFIGNAEGEAAGIFTAQRDFDEGPGKGSPYGGDQIEKMIGWCTFEKEEHRAAKGTYTFQYFELLSKLNNLKIQEFAGDDWKELNPDQRQMIIDKAFSKDKLQYVEIKKLLKLEPEAKFNLLSYGSKTEQDKTEKTNFVALRSYDKVRKALGKEVYEAMPNSLKDEIGTILTTYSSDKSRRRVFADRLSLTAEQIEALLPLTMTQYGHLSLKAMRNIIPYLEMGLIYNEACKAAGYDFKHNAIDRAFIHENVSNPVVKRAVSQCIKVVNQLTREYGKPDAINIEFSRELGKNFDERRKIEKGQKENMARNESIANELRENGIAVNGENITRLKLWREQGNMDPYTGQYIPYEEIFYGNYDVDHIIPYSISFDDSFGNKVLVSSAANREKGNRIPMEYLANDPIRIKSLENIAGTIRNYNKREKLLKKKLSKEDVEGWKSRNINDTRYIARLLRNYFRQNIEFSEKENIKEKVAVNNGTVTARMRARWGLGPKHRDNDRHHAMDAVVVACMTPAFVRRVTVYSKRQEVRFNKSLWNEGTLESDLAHMSLEKREEYEKMFSKAFPQPWEGFRDELNARLSDNPKELIKNIKNTLGTYTDEEIDKLKPMFVVRRPNKKITGPAHLETIRSGKLLNEGKSLSRVSISKLKLNKNGEIGTGNAEFYKSEDNGWMPVYNALKAEMEKNGGSGEKAFPDGVFTYTQENGQTHTVRKVKVVQKSTLQAVLNDGKAMADNGSMVRIDVFRTPKKYVFVPVYVKDTVAKELPKRASVPLRPYEEWYTISDEDKFLFSLYQNDVIHISHNKGITLKYNGENSGPEKITDFIGYYVGTNIFTSSLSIRASDSSYTAEGVGLASLPLIEKMQVDYLGNLSKVKERTRQTFSNMKR; this is encoded by the coding sequence ATGGGAATCAAGATTGGATTGGATGTGGGAATCACATCGGTTGGGTATGCTGTGTTGCGTACTGATGATGAAGGTGTCCCTTATAAAATAGAAACACTTAATTCTGTTATTTTTCCGGCTGCGGAAAATCCAAAATCGGGCGAATCATTGGCGGCACCACGTAGAGGCAATAGGGGTTCGCGAAGAAGGACACGCCGTACCAAGTTCCGTAAATACCGCACGAAGCGCTTGTTTATTCGTCATGGTTTACTGACGGCCGAGGAAATTGAAGATGTTTTCAATCAAAAATTAGGGCATAAAACGATTTATGAATTGCGGACAGAAGCTTTGGATCGGAAGCTTACAAACGAAGAGTTATTCCGGATTCTGTACTTCTTTGCAGGACATCGCGGCTTCAAATCGAACCGTAAGGCAGAAACGGTAATCGCAAATGTCGATGCAGAAACAGGAATGGTGTTGGCTGCCATCAATGAAATCCAAGCAGCATTGGAAGCGGGGACTTACCGTACTTTGGGCGAATATATGCACGCCCATCCGAAATATGAGGAGCATAAACGAAATAAAGATGGCAAAGATCGTTATTTAGGTACCGCTCGACGAGATTTTATCACTGACGAAATTAAACAGATCTTAAATGCTCAACGCGGATTCGGCAATGAGGCTTTGACGGATGCATTCGAACAGGAATTCATCGGTAACGCTGAAGGCGAAGCAGCCGGTATCTTTACTGCTCAGCGCGACTTCGATGAGGGCCCAGGTAAGGGAAGTCCTTACGGTGGAGATCAAATCGAAAAGATGATCGGCTGGTGTACCTTTGAGAAGGAAGAACACCGTGCGGCAAAAGGTACGTATACTTTCCAATATTTTGAACTGTTGAGTAAATTGAATAATCTGAAAATCCAGGAATTTGCCGGAGATGATTGGAAGGAATTGAATCCTGATCAAAGGCAAATGATCATCGATAAAGCCTTCAGCAAGGATAAGCTGCAATATGTGGAAATTAAAAAATTGTTGAAGTTGGAACCGGAAGCGAAATTCAATTTGTTGTCCTATGGCAGCAAGACTGAACAGGACAAAACCGAGAAGACTAATTTTGTAGCACTACGCAGCTACGACAAAGTACGCAAGGCGCTCGGTAAGGAAGTCTACGAAGCGATGCCGAACAGCCTGAAGGATGAAATCGGAACAATCTTGACGACTTATTCCAGCGACAAGAGCCGGCGCAGAGTGTTTGCTGATAGGTTGAGTTTGACAGCTGAGCAAATTGAAGCACTCTTGCCGCTTACGATGACACAATACGGACACCTATCATTAAAAGCAATGCGAAATATCATCCCTTATTTAGAGATGGGGCTTATTTATAATGAAGCGTGTAAGGCTGCGGGATATGATTTCAAACATAACGCAATAGACAGAGCCTTCATACATGAAAATGTGTCCAATCCGGTCGTAAAACGCGCCGTCAGCCAATGTATTAAGGTCGTAAACCAATTGACCCGCGAGTACGGCAAACCGGATGCAATCAATATCGAGTTTTCCCGTGAGCTTGGAAAGAACTTTGATGAACGCCGTAAAATTGAGAAGGGCCAGAAAGAGAACATGGCGCGCAATGAGAGTATTGCCAATGAGCTACGCGAAAACGGCATAGCTGTTAACGGAGAGAACATCACGCGGTTGAAATTGTGGAGAGAACAGGGAAATATGGATCCTTATACTGGTCAATACATTCCTTACGAGGAAATTTTCTATGGAAATTATGATGTCGACCATATCATTCCTTACAGTATTTCATTCGATGACAGCTTTGGGAATAAGGTATTGGTGAGTTCAGCAGCCAACCGAGAGAAGGGTAACCGGATCCCGATGGAATATCTGGCGAATGATCCGATTCGCATAAAGAGCCTGGAGAATATTGCGGGAACCATCCGTAATTATAATAAACGCGAAAAATTGTTGAAGAAAAAATTGAGCAAAGAAGATGTGGAAGGCTGGAAATCACGCAATATCAATGATACGCGCTACATTGCCAGATTGTTGCGTAATTATTTCAGACAGAACATCGAATTTTCCGAAAAAGAAAACATTAAAGAGAAAGTTGCCGTTAATAACGGTACTGTAACTGCCAGAATGCGAGCGCGTTGGGGTCTAGGGCCTAAACATAGGGATAATGACCGGCATCATGCGATGGATGCAGTCGTAGTTGCTTGTATGACTCCAGCATTTGTCAGAAGGGTCACAGTCTACAGTAAGCGCCAAGAAGTGCGCTTCAACAAATCCTTGTGGAATGAGGGCACCTTGGAATCAGATCTAGCCCACATGAGTTTGGAGAAGCGTGAAGAATACGAAAAAATGTTCAGTAAAGCTTTCCCTCAGCCTTGGGAAGGGTTCCGGGACGAATTGAATGCCCGCTTATCGGATAACCCGAAAGAATTGATCAAGAACATCAAGAATACTTTGGGAACCTATACCGATGAAGAAATCGATAAACTGAAGCCGATGTTTGTGGTGCGAAGACCGAATAAGAAAATTACTGGGCCGGCACATCTGGAAACAATCCGCAGTGGTAAGTTGTTGAATGAAGGAAAATCCCTGAGCCGAGTAAGCATCAGTAAGCTGAAGCTGAACAAGAATGGCGAAATCGGAACGGGAAATGCTGAGTTTTATAAGTCTGAGGATAATGGCTGGATGCCTGTTTATAATGCCTTGAAAGCAGAAATGGAGAAAAATGGCGGCAGCGGTGAGAAAGCCTTCCCCGATGGTGTGTTTACTTATACGCAAGAAAATGGGCAAACCCATACCGTCCGAAAAGTGAAAGTCGTTCAAAAATCTACGCTGCAAGCCGTACTGAATGACGGTAAAGCAATGGCGGATAATGGATCAATGGTGCGTATTGATGTGTTCAGAACACCTAAGAAGTATGTGTTTGTGCCGGTGTATGTCAAGGATACCGTGGCGAAGGAGCTGCCGAAAAGGGCAAGTGTACCATTGAGACCTTATGAGGAATGGTATACGATTTCGGATGAAGATAAGTTTCTATTCTCTCTTTATCAGAATGATGTTATCCACATTAGCCATAATAAGGGGATTACTTTGAAATACAACGGTGAGAACAGTGGTCCAGAAAAAATAACAGATTTTATAGGATATTATGTTGGAACAAATATTTTCACATCTAGTTTATCTAT